The Filimonas lacunae genomic sequence CCTGTGGCAGTTTACCGAGCCTGGCGAAAGTGCATCCTGGGGCATTTCCAAAGCAGGCTCCGGCTGGCTTTGTAACAACCTGTGGCAGCATTACCTGTACAGTAACGACAAAAGCTATCTGCAAAAAATATATCCGGTACTAAAAGGCTCTGCTACCTTTTATGTAAGTATGCTTACAGAAGATCCTGCCACACACTGGCTGGTTACGTCCCCCGCTTCGTCTCCGGAAAACTCTTTTTACCTGCCCGATGGCAGTGGCAAATCGGCCAGCATATGTATGGGACCTACTATCGACAACCAGATAGTGCGTGAACTGTTTAACAACGTAATCGCTGCATCCCAGGTGCTGGGCACAGATGCCGCCTTCCGCACAACGCTGCAAACCACACTGCAACGCGTGCCCCCTGCCGGACAAATATCCAAAGACGGACGCCTGATGGAATGGCTGCAGGACTATAAAGAAACCGACGTAAACCACCGGCATATTTCGCACCTGTATGGTTTATATCCTGCCCCGCTTATTACGCCCGAAGCCACCCCCGAACTGGCAGAAGCCTGTAAAAAAACATTAAACGTGCGCGGTGATGATGGCCCCAGCTGGTCTATTGCTTATAAATTGTTATTCTGGGCACGCCTGCACGATGGCAACCGCGCCTACAAATTGTTTTGTGAGATTATGAAGCCAACGCTGAAAACAGATATTAACTATGGAGCCGGTGGCGGCGTATATCCCAACCTGTTAAGCGCCGGCCCTCCGTTTCAGATAGATGGCAATTTTGGCGCGTGTGCCGGTATTGGCGAAATGCTGCTGCAAAGCCACGCGGGCTTTATACACCTGCTGCCCGCTATACCTGATAACTGGCAGGCCGGCGGCTCTGTGAAAGGCTTAAAAGCAGAAGGAAACTTTACAGTGGATTTCAGCTGGAAAGATGGTAAAATTACAACGTATACCATTACTGCTCCACAGCCCTTTACTACTGGGGCATGGAACAATACATTGTGCAGGAAACACTGGCATCCCGCAGCCTGGCCGCCAGTCAGAAAGGGATATCGCTTGCTTGTGTGGGTAAACTGCTGGCCCCGCTGTTGCTGAATGTGCCCGGCTTAATGGCCGTGCATTTATACCCGCACCTGACCAACACAGCTACTGTGTTTCCTAAACTGGTAAGCGATGTGCTGCCACCCGCCATAGCAGGCTTTATTGCCGCCATTGTATTTGGTGGCGCACTCAGCACCTTTAACGCAGGGCTCAACAGCCTGGGTACCTTGTTTGTGGTAAACCTGTACCAACCCTGGCTGGAACACCGCCACAAACCTTTCCACGAAAAGAAAGTAGTTAAAGCAGGCAGACTGTTTCAACTACTGGTGATTATATGGGCCGTATGTTTTTCGCCTTTTATCATGTATTTCAGCGGCGGCTTTTATAACTACCTGCAAAAAGCATCCAGCTTTTTCAGCGTACCGGTATTCACCATTATGGCAGTGGGTTTTGTAACCAAACGCACGCCGCCCATAGCCGCCAAAGCAGGATTATTATTTTTTGTGGTAAGCTATGTACTTACCCAGTTTGTTTTTACCACCAGTCTGCACTATCTGCATGTGCTGGCCATATTATTCGTGATTACTGTAGCCGGTATGCTACTGATAGGCAGGCTGTACCCCATGCCCCGGCCGTTTCAGCTGCAAACCACTACCACCATTAACGTGCAGCCCTGGAAAAACCGCTACTGGTATTTTGGCGCATTACTGATAGCCATGATACTGATGTTTGTGCTGTTTTCTCCTTTGGGACTTGCCGCATAACGATTGCCTGAAACTCGTGAAAAGAATAACAATGAACTCAACAAGATTAATGATTAAATAAAAAAATACAGATGAAACGATTGAGGTTATATAGCGGCCTGTTACTGGCAGCATTATGTGTAAAGCTATCTGTATTTGCACAACAGCAAATTGATATCCAAACCAGCCATACCAGCCTGGTGTTTACAGTTGCACCAGACCACAAGCTATATCAAAGCTATCTGGGTAAAAAACTAAGTAACACTACCACCGGCGCCGCCAACAGCACCCAGTTTGAAAGCTATGCACCGGGTGGCGGCAGTTACCTGTTCGAGCCTGCCATACGCATGGTACATACAGATGGCAATCCATCGCTTGACCTGCGCGTAGCCAATGTGCAAACCACTCATCCCGACAAAAACAATACGGTTACCTGTATTGTATTAAAAGATTCCGTATACCCGGTTACCGTACAGTTATTCATCTCTGCTTACGAAAAGGAAGACGTGATTCAATCGTGGACAGTAATCAGCCACCAGGAAAAGAAGCCGGTGCGTCTTACTCACTTTGCATCGTCTATGCTACACTTCCAGGCCACCAATTACTGGCTTACGCATTTTCATGGCGACTGGGCAGAAGAGATGCATGAAGAAGAAAACAAGCTTACCAGCGGTATTAAGATCATAGACAGCAAACTGGGCAGCCGTGCCCATATGTACCAGACACCCGCCTTTTTGTTATCACTCAACGATAAAGCCACCGAAACCGAAGGCGAGTTAGTGGCCGGCACCCTGGCATGGTCGGGCAATTTTCAGTTCCTGTTTGAAATGGACGAAAAGAACCAGCTGCATGTGTTATCAGGCATGAACCCCTACGCATCGGACTACGAACTCGAAGCCAATAAAACCTTTACCACTCCTGCGTTTATATTCACTTACAGTAACCAGGGCAAAGGACAAGCCAGCCGCAACCTGCATAGCTGGGCACGCAACTACGG encodes the following:
- a CDS encoding sodium:solute symporter family transporter, translating into MEQYIVQETLASRSLAASQKGISLACVGKLLAPLLLNVPGLMAVHLYPHLTNTATVFPKLVSDVLPPAIAGFIAAIVFGGALSTFNAGLNSLGTLFVVNLYQPWLEHRHKPFHEKKVVKAGRLFQLLVIIWAVCFSPFIMYFSGGFYNYLQKASSFFSVPVFTIMAVGFVTKRTPPIAAKAGLLFFVVSYVLTQFVFTTSLHYLHVLAILFVITVAGMLLIGRLYPMPRPFQLQTTTTINVQPWKNRYWYFGALLIAMILMFVLFSPLGLAA